A single genomic interval of Heteronotia binoei isolate CCM8104 ecotype False Entrance Well chromosome 11, APGP_CSIRO_Hbin_v1, whole genome shotgun sequence harbors:
- the LOC132579446 gene encoding axoneme-associated protein mst101(2)-like isoform X1, with protein MRGVGNGWRNTACERRTETISQSHLSSKKKKLKKLGPMIKRYAKKNYFLRQIQKEKEAAREMQKQDQLEAKEFDEKGHEDEEDEQEEQPAMKGKGKKEKKGGKNAIKKKLGKIKKIAEHKTVQKGLGKIKKAAKSKAVQKQVGKIKKVAKSKAVQKHIGKIKKAAKSKAVQKQVGKIKKVAKSKAIQKHVGKMKKVANKKAIKKNLGMIKEIHGKVHKKVKNHVKEKLGGKASKKKKKGEDAKNKKSLHKKGQNEKDESD; from the exons atgaggggggtgggaaatggaTGGAGAAACACAGCATGTGAGAGGAGAACTGAAACCATTTCACAATCACACTTGAG TTCAAAAAAGAAGAAGCTGAAAAAACTTGGCCCTATGATCAAGAgatatgccaaaaaaaattactttttgaGACAAATCCAGAAAGAAAAGGAGGCAGCCCGGGAAATGCAAAAGCAAGATCAATTGGAAG CCAAAGAATTTGATGAAAAGGGTcacgaagatgaagaagatgagcAGGAAGAACAACCTGCtatgaaaggaaaaggaaagaaagagaagaaaggggggaagaatgCAATTAAAAAGAAACTGGGAAAGATTAAGAAAATAGCAGAACACAAGACAGTACAGAAGGGTCTTGGGAAGATTAAGAAGGCAGCTAAATCAAAAGCTGTTCAAAAACaggttggtaaaattaaaaaGGTGGCAAAATCAAAGGCAGTTCAAAAGCACATTGGTAAAATTAAGAAAGCAGCAAAATCAAAGGCAGTTCAAAAGCAGGTTGGTAAAATTAAGAAGGTGGCAAAATCAAAGGCTATTCAAAAGCACGTTGGTAAAATGAAGAAGGTAGCGAATAAAAAAGCAATAAAAAAGAACCTTGGTATGATTAAGGAAATTCATGGGAAGGTTCACAAGAAGGTAAAGAATCATGTGAAGGAGAAATTGGGAGGAAAGGCctccaagaaaaagaaaaaaggagaagatGCAAAGAATAAGAAGAGCTTGCACAAAAAAGGACAGAATGAGAAAGATGAATCTGACTAA
- the LOC132579446 gene encoding axoneme-associated protein mst101(2)-like isoform X2, with the protein MSLWCFLNSKKKKLKKLGPMIKRYAKKNYFLRQIQKEKEAAREMQKQDQLEAKEFDEKGHEDEEDEQEEQPAMKGKGKKEKKGGKNAIKKKLGKIKKIAEHKTVQKGLGKIKKAAKSKAVQKQVGKIKKVAKSKAVQKHIGKIKKAAKSKAVQKQVGKIKKVAKSKAIQKHVGKMKKVANKKAIKKNLGMIKEIHGKVHKKVKNHVKEKLGGKASKKKKKGEDAKNKKSLHKKGQNEKDESD; encoded by the exons ATGAGTCTGTGGTGTTTCCTGAA TTCAAAAAAGAAGAAGCTGAAAAAACTTGGCCCTATGATCAAGAgatatgccaaaaaaaattactttttgaGACAAATCCAGAAAGAAAAGGAGGCAGCCCGGGAAATGCAAAAGCAAGATCAATTGGAAG CCAAAGAATTTGATGAAAAGGGTcacgaagatgaagaagatgagcAGGAAGAACAACCTGCtatgaaaggaaaaggaaagaaagagaagaaaggggggaagaatgCAATTAAAAAGAAACTGGGAAAGATTAAGAAAATAGCAGAACACAAGACAGTACAGAAGGGTCTTGGGAAGATTAAGAAGGCAGCTAAATCAAAAGCTGTTCAAAAACaggttggtaaaattaaaaaGGTGGCAAAATCAAAGGCAGTTCAAAAGCACATTGGTAAAATTAAGAAAGCAGCAAAATCAAAGGCAGTTCAAAAGCAGGTTGGTAAAATTAAGAAGGTGGCAAAATCAAAGGCTATTCAAAAGCACGTTGGTAAAATGAAGAAGGTAGCGAATAAAAAAGCAATAAAAAAGAACCTTGGTATGATTAAGGAAATTCATGGGAAGGTTCACAAGAAGGTAAAGAATCATGTGAAGGAGAAATTGGGAGGAAAGGCctccaagaaaaagaaaaaaggagaagatGCAAAGAATAAGAAGAGCTTGCACAAAAAAGGACAGAATGAGAAAGATGAATCTGACTAA
- the LOC132579446 gene encoding axoneme-associated protein mst101(2)-like isoform X3 encodes MIKRYAKKNYFLRQIQKEKEAAREMQKQDQLEAKEFDEKGHEDEEDEQEEQPAMKGKGKKEKKGGKNAIKKKLGKIKKIAEHKTVQKGLGKIKKAAKSKAVQKQVGKIKKVAKSKAVQKHIGKIKKAAKSKAVQKQVGKIKKVAKSKAIQKHVGKMKKVANKKAIKKNLGMIKEIHGKVHKKVKNHVKEKLGGKASKKKKKGEDAKNKKSLHKKGQNEKDESD; translated from the exons ATGATCAAGAgatatgccaaaaaaaattactttttgaGACAAATCCAGAAAGAAAAGGAGGCAGCCCGGGAAATGCAAAAGCAAGATCAATTGGAAG CCAAAGAATTTGATGAAAAGGGTcacgaagatgaagaagatgagcAGGAAGAACAACCTGCtatgaaaggaaaaggaaagaaagagaagaaaggggggaagaatgCAATTAAAAAGAAACTGGGAAAGATTAAGAAAATAGCAGAACACAAGACAGTACAGAAGGGTCTTGGGAAGATTAAGAAGGCAGCTAAATCAAAAGCTGTTCAAAAACaggttggtaaaattaaaaaGGTGGCAAAATCAAAGGCAGTTCAAAAGCACATTGGTAAAATTAAGAAAGCAGCAAAATCAAAGGCAGTTCAAAAGCAGGTTGGTAAAATTAAGAAGGTGGCAAAATCAAAGGCTATTCAAAAGCACGTTGGTAAAATGAAGAAGGTAGCGAATAAAAAAGCAATAAAAAAGAACCTTGGTATGATTAAGGAAATTCATGGGAAGGTTCACAAGAAGGTAAAGAATCATGTGAAGGAGAAATTGGGAGGAAAGGCctccaagaaaaagaaaaaaggagaagatGCAAAGAATAAGAAGAGCTTGCACAAAAAAGGACAGAATGAGAAAGATGAATCTGACTAA